A window of Staphylococcus lloydii genomic DNA:
TTATTTGTCATTTGTTTTTCACTGGCATGCATTTCCTGGTTCACATTTGAAAAGCAAGATAATAAAACGAATAAAGCACATGAAAATATTGACCATAAAACGATTAATTCTTTAAATGTAAATACGAAATTTGCGAAAGTTAATGTAAAACATGGTAAACGTTTATCAATCAGTTATAAAGGTACGAAAGATATTAAAATTGATAAGCACAATGGCCATTTAAAAATTAGCGAAATAAATAATAATGAAGACCATTACGGTTTAAATTTTAACCCATTTAGAAAAATGGATAGTGAATTAACTATTACAGTGCCTAAGCAGCAAGAAAAATCATTAAACATGAATTTAAATTCGGAAACAATTCATATTAGCGACTTAAATTTAGGTAAAGTTAATATTAAAACGACTTATAATGGTGGCGACGGTTTATACGTGAAGCATACGCAGTTCGAAAACTTAAAATTCCGTTCGAAATCTGCGCCGGTATATATACGTGATTGTGTCATAAAAAATAGTGATATTAAAACAACTAGAGAAATTAATGTAAAAAATTCATTATTAAAAAGTGCGCTGTTATTAT
This region includes:
- a CDS encoding DUF4097 family beta strand repeat-containing protein encodes the protein MKKLFISGLVLFVICFSLACISWFTFEKQDNKTNKAHENIDHKTINSLNVNTKFAKVNVKHGKRLSISYKGTKDIKIDKHNGHLKISEINNNEDHYGLNFNPFRKMDSELTITVPKQQEKSLNMNLNSETIHISDLNLGKVNIKTTYNGGDGLYVKHTQFENLKFRSKSAPVYIRDCVIKNSDIKTTREINVKNSLLKSALLLSKRSNIKLTHMKSTSDIKASTNEGNILMSYATKPKDTLLKLNPDDGKVQVDNKYFKNGKVGNSDNVLEFYTNSGNIHIK